One window of the Sciurus carolinensis chromosome 8, mSciCar1.2, whole genome shotgun sequence genome contains the following:
- the Nom1 gene encoding nucleolar MIF4G domain-containing protein 1, whose amino-acid sequence MAASRSAEAAGPGGSRGRVARKKRSGGRGGDAGALQRLRLAVQGFVRATAGGEAGDREGRVPVGRSRPGGRKSRKELRREKRHLRKARRLQRTAGAAAGRPEGSAQEPAPPRAKARATPPPAKATATPPPARARATPPPARAPARPGKTSPAAARKRALLAANEEEDREIRKLERCLGLKKRRKKGEGSAVPLGFARDGLDYILGVLGSGGGGGLFESGGEEEEDAGAPLPESDLESDSEPPSEEEDAEDAAQPERDQDVRPESGQEPEGGARESAGRKRVRFAEEKRERPSEDDDPTLQERLCENGEKYIPPGLRQGQETVDVHKKEELERLKKHVKGLINRLSEPNMASISGQLEELYMAHSRKDMNDTLTTALMDACVTASAMPSRLMMEHVLLVSILHHTVGIEVGACFLEAVVRKFDEVYRDGGEGKECDNLFTIIAHLYNFHVVQSLLIFDILKKLIGTFMEKDIELILLMLKNVGFALRKDDALSLKELITDAQAKASGAGSKFQDQTRIRFMLETMLALKNNDMRKIPGYDPEPVERLRKLQRALVRSATSGSETQLRISWDSVLHAEQTGRWWIVGSAWSGTPMIDSSHHALPQKPLAGTVSSKMLALARKQRMNTDVRRSIFCTIMTSEDFLDAFEKLLKLGLKDQQEREVVHVLTDCCLQEKTYNPFYAFLASKFCSYERRFQMTFQFSIWDKFRDLENLPATNFSNLVHLVTHLLKTKSLPLSILKVVEFSELDKPRVHFLRKVLTMLLMETEVEDLALIFARVSDNPKLGVLREGLKLFIGHFLLRNVQAHQSPEEASMLRERASLATRSLQSRALRM is encoded by the exons ATGGCGGCGTCTAGGAGCGCGGAAGCGGCCGGCCCGGGCGGCAGCCGCGGGCGCGTGGCTCGCAAGAAGCGCAGCGGCGGGCGCGGCGGGGACGCGGGCGCTCTGCAGCGGCTGCGGCTGGCCGTGCAGGGGTTCGTGCGGGCCACCGCCGGGGGCGAGGCCGGGGACCGCGAGGGGCGCGTCCCCGTGGGGCGCTCCCGGCCGGGCGGCAGGAAGAGCCGCAAGGAGCTGCGGAGAGAGAAGCGGCACCTCAGGAAAGCGCGGCGTCTGCAGAGGACCGCAGGCGCCGCGGCGGGTCGGCCGGAGGGCAGCGCACAGGAGCCCGCGCCGCCCCGGGCCAAGGCCAGGGCCACGCCGCCCCCGGCCAAGGCCACGGCCACGCCGCCCCccgccagggccagggccacgCCGCCCCCCGCCAGGGCCCCGGCTCGCCCGGGGAAGACGAGCCCCGCCGCCGCCCGTAAGCGGGCGCTTCTTGCGGCCAACGAGGAGGAGGACCGGGAGATCCGGAAGCTGGAGCGGTGCCTCGGGCTGAAGAAGCGCAGGAAGAAGGGCGAGGGCAGCGCCGTGCCGCTCGGCTTCGCGCGCGACGGGCTGGACTACATCCTGGGAGTGCTGGGGTCCGGGGGCGGCGGCGGGCTGTTCGAAAGCGGcggcgaggaggaggaggacgcgGGCGCGCCGCTCCCGGAAAGTGACCTGGAGAGCGACTCGGAGCCCCCGAGTGAGGAGGAGGATGCGGAGGACGCGGCGCAGCCGGAGCGGGACCAGGACGTCCGGCCTGAAAGCGGCCAGGAGCCCGAAGGCGGGGCGCGGGAGAGCGCGGGGAGAAAGAGAGTCCGttttgcagaagaaaagagagagcgCCCGTCGGAGGACGACGACCCGACCCTGCAG GAGAGACTTTGTGAAAATGGTGAAAAGTACATCCCGCCTGGCCTTCGGCAAGGCCAGGAGACAGTGGACGTGCACAAGAAGGAAGAGTTAGAAAGACTGAAGAAACACGTCAAAGGCCTGATTAACAG ATTGAGTGAGCCAAACATGGCATCTATAAGTGGGCAGCTGGAGGAGCTGTACATGGCCCACAGCAGGAAGGACATGAATGACACACTGACCACTGCCCTCATGGATGCCTGTGTCACTGCCTCGGCCATGCCCAGCAGACTGATGATGGAGCACGTCCTCTTGGTCAGCATCCTTCACCACACTGTTGGAATTGAG GTTGGTGCTTGCTTTCTGGAGGCTGTGGTGAGAAAGTTCGATGAAGTCTACAGAGATGGAGGTGAAGGGAAAGAGTGTGATAACCTTTTCACCATCATAGCCCATTTGTACAACTTCCATGTGGTGCAGTCTCTTCTCATCTTTGACATTTTGAAGAAACTTATTGGAACTTTCATGGAAAAAGACATTGAGCTGATCCTGTTGATGCTGAAAAATGTGGGCTTTGCATTGAGAAAAGATGATGCCTTATCACTGAAGGAGCTGATCACAGATGCCCAGGCCAAAGCCAGTGGAGCAGGCAGCAAGTTTCAGGACCAGACCAGG atCCGATTTATGCTGGAGACAATGCTGGCATTGAAAAACAATGACATGCGTAAAATTCCAGGCTACGATCCTGAGCCCGTGGAGAGACTGAGGAAGTTACAGCGAGCTCTG GTGCGCAGTGCCACCTCTGGTTCTGAGACTCAGCTTCGCATCTCTTGGGACAGTGTTTTACACGCAGAACAAACTGGGCGCTGGTGGATTGTGGGGTCTGCGTGGAGCGGAACACCAATGATCGACAGCAGTCATCATGCACTTCCGCAGAAGCCACTTGCGGGGACG GTGAGCTCAAAGATGCTGGCACTTGCCCGGAAGCAGAGGATGAACACCGACGTCAGGAGGAGCATCTTCTGCACGATAATGACGAGTGAGGATTTTTTGGATGCTTTTGAAAAGCTGCTCAA GCTGGGACTGAAGGATCAACAGGAGAGAGAGGTGGTCCACGTGCTCACGGATTGCTGCTTGCAGGAGAAGACGTACAATCCCTTCTATGCGTTCTTGGCTAGCAAGTTCTGTAGCTATGAAAGGCGATTCCAG ATGACTTTCCAGTTCAGCATATGGGACAAATTTCGGGACTTAGAAAATTTGCCAGCCACTAATTTCTCAAATTTGGTTCATCTGGTGACACACCTGTTGAAGACAAAATCACTTCCGCTTTCCATTTTAAAG GTAGTTGAATTCAGTGAATTGGACAAACCCAGAGTCCACTTCCTACGGAAAGTGTTGACTATGCTGTTAATGGAAACAGAAGTTGAAGATCTGGCTTTAATTTTTGCAAG AGTTTCTGACAACCCAAAGCTGGGGGTGTTGCGAGAAGGTCTGAAGCTCTTCATTGGCCACTTCTTACTGAGGAACGTGCAGGCCCACCAGAGCCCCGAGGAAGCCAGCATGCTGAGGGAGCGGGCCAGCCTCGCCACCAGGTCTCTGCAGAGCAGGGCCCTGAGGATGTAG